In Candidatus Ozemobacteraceae bacterium, the genomic stretch GGCCCAGCTCAAGGAGCAGCACGGTTCAGACCTTCATCTCAACGTCGGCCTGCCGCCGATGTTCCGCGTTCACGGCGAACTGACGCGTACCAATCTTCCCTCGATCACCGAGGAACGCGCGTCGCAGCTGATCCTGTCGATCTTCAACGAGGAGCAGCTCGAGCGATTCAAGTCACACTGGGAAATCGATTTTTCATACGAGGTGAAGCACGTCGGCCGGTTCCGGGCGAACATCTTCCGGCAGCGGCAGGGCGTCAGCGGCGTGTTCCGGCTGATTCCCACGCAGATTCCGACGTTCGAGGAGCTCGGCCTGCAGCGGTCGGTGTTCGAGCCGCTCTGCGAGAACCGGAACGGGCTGATCCTCGTGACCGGCCCGACCGGCTCGGGCAAGTCGACGACGATGGCGGTCATGGTCGATTACATCAACAAGTCGCGCCATGAGCATATTCTGACGATCGAGGATCCCATCGAGTTCGTGCATCAGCACAAGCGGTGCAGCATCAACCAGCGCGAGCTCGGCACCCACACCCACTCGTTCGCCGATGCCCTGCGCTCGTCCCTGCGGGAAGACCCCGACGTCATTCTCGTCGGCGAGATGCGCGACCCCGAGACGATCAAGCTGGCCCTCACGGCGTCGGAAACGGGCCACCTCGTCTTCTCGACCCTGCACACCATCAGCGCGAGCGAGAGCATCAACCGCATCATCGGCGCGTTCCCGGCCGACCACCAGGACCAGATCCGGCTCGAACTGGCCGGCGTCTTGCGGGCGATCATCTCCCAGAAACTGCTTCCCCGCAGCGACCGGAAAGGGCGCGTGCTGGCCCACGAGATGCTCATCTGCAACATCGCCGTGCGCAACCTGATCAAGGAGGCCAAGACCGAGCAGATCATCTCGATCATGCAGACGGCGTCCGGAGAGCACATGCAGACGATGGACCAGGCGCTCGCCCGCCTCGCCGCCTACGAGATCTGCTCCGTCGAAACGGTCATGCCGCACGTGCAGGACAAAAAATCCTTCCAGCAACTGATGCAGGGCATGACTCCGAAGTCGGGAACCCCGCACGCCGCTCCGGCTTCAGCACCCGCCGCCCCGGCCGCCCAGAAACGCCCCGTCAAACCCTGAGACCTTGGAAACCAGAGCCGCATCATCATTCCGTTCGTGCTGAGCCTGTCGAAGCACGAATGCCCCCTCGCCCCCTTCGGCAGACTCAGGGCAGGCTTCGACAAGCTCAGGGCGAACGGTCTCACCTCATGAAAAGGCCCTGTGCCGTCAGGCCCGCCACCTCAGGCGAAGGGTCAGGGAGTTGAGGACGACGGAGATGGAGGAGAGGGCCATCGTCATGCCTGCTACGGCGGGCGTGAGGCTGTAGCCGGGGCCCCAGAAGGGCTCCAGCAGGCCGGCCGCGAGGGGCAGGGTCAGGATGTTGTAGAAGACGGCCCAGGCCAGGTTCTGGCGGATCTTCGCGATCGTCGCGCGGGAGAGGTCGACGGCGAACGGGACGAGGGACAGGTCGCGGCGCACCAGCACGAGGTCGACGGCCTCGCGGGCCGCGTCAGCGCCGGAGCCGAGGGCGATCCCCACCGTGGCGGCGGAAAGCGCCGGCGCGTCGTTGATCCCGTCGCCCACGAACGCGGTCGGGCCGCGCCCGATGTATTCGCGCAGGATTTCCAGCTTCTGCCCGGGAAGCACGCCCGCACGGAACTCCGTGATGCCGGAGGCGGCCGCGGCGGCGCGCACCGGTTCCGGCCTATCGCCGCTGATGATGACGGGCTCGATCCCCGCGGCCCGGAGTGCGGCTGAAACGCCCGGTGATTCGGCCCGAAGCAGGTCGGCAAGGCCAAAGACGGCGACAACCTCGCGGCCCGACGCGGCGAACACGGGTGTCAGCGCCTTTTCTGCGAATCCGGCCGGGAGTTTCGGGGGCTTCACTCCTTCCTCGGCAAGCAGATGTTCGCTGCCGATGACCAGCCGTTCGCCCGAAGACGACACTCCGACGAGCCCGAAGCCCCGTTTTTCCTCGACGGAAACGAAGGAATGGGTATTATTTTTTTCTATATATTGAGAAAGGTTTTTATGAATGCCGTGCGACAACGGATGCAGGGACCGCGACGCCAGTTCGGCGATCGCGGGGGCGAAGCGCCGGCATCCGTCCTGCGCGAGCCATGCGACGTCGGCAACGGCGGGCACGCCCTCGGTGAGCGTGCCTGTTTTATCGAATAAAATATATTTCACGCCGGCGAGGGCTTCAAGCGACGAGGGCTTCTTCACGAGCAGACCTCTCGCCATCGCAATGCCGCTCGACACGACGATGGCCGTCGGCGTCGCGAGGCCGAGAGCGCATGGGCAGGCGACGACGAGCACGCTGACGGCGTGCATGAGCGCCGTGTTGAGGCCTTTCCCGGCGAACAACCAGCCGGCGAACGTCGCTGCGGCCAGCGAGACGACAACCGGCACGAAGACGTCCGACGCCCGGTCGGCGAACCGCTGGAGGCGCGGCTTGTCCGCCTGCGCGCGACGCATCGTCCGGATCAGGCTCTGAAGCGTCGACTCGGCGCCGCGGCGTGTGGCCCGCACGCGCAGTTCGCCGTTCAGGTTGACGCTGCCGGATACCACGGGCGAGCCGGGCGACTTCGCGACCGGCATCGATTCGCCGGTCAGCAGACTCTCGTCCGCCGACGAGTCGCCGGCCGAGACCTCGCCGTCGGTCGGGAAGCGTTCGCCCGGGCGTATCACCAGCTGATCTCCGGGCTCGACGGCATCGACGTGGATGTCGACGACCGCGCCGTCAGGGCCGACGCGGCGGGCCGTTCCCTGCTGGAGGTTCGTCAGGCCGCGCAAAGAAGCGGCGGCTTCGCGCCGGGCGACAGACTCGAGGCGTTTTCCGATCGAGATGAACAGGATGAGCAGGGCGGCCGCCTCGAAATGGATCATGCCGTGATGCCCCGCGAAAGAGGGCATGGTCAGGACGAGGGCCGAGTAGCCCCAGGCTGCGCCCACTCCGAGCGCGACGAGAACGTCCATGTTCGTGCTGCGGTTTTTCAGCGATCGCACGGCACCCGAAAAGAAATGCCGCCCGGAGGTCATCAGGAGAAGTCCCGACAGCACCATCTGGGAGAACCGGTTCGCCCAGGTATCGGCGGCGCCCATCGCGAGAACGGCGACGGGAAGAGCCAGCAGCGCGGTGAATGCGAGCCCGGCGCGGCCGGTTTCCCCGACCGGCTCGGCATCGAGGGGCCGGGCCTCGTATCCCAGGCTGACGATCTGTTTCCGGATCGTTTCGGGGTCGATCTTTTCAGGATCGAACGAGATTTCCGCCGATTCGTCGGCGAGGTAGACGCGGGCGG encodes the following:
- a CDS encoding heavy metal translocating P-type ATPase produces the protein MPSDQPGATRRTPADLFLLIGGMSCANCSRGIEKGLSRLDGILSARVYLADESAEISFDPEKIDPETIRKQIVSLGYEARPLDAEPVGETGRAGLAFTALLALPVAVLAMGAADTWANRFSQMVLSGLLLMTSGRHFFSGAVRSLKNRSTNMDVLVALGVGAAWGYSALVLTMPSFAGHHGMIHFEAAALLILFISIGKRLESVARREAAASLRGLTNLQQGTARRVGPDGAVVDIHVDAVEPGDQLVIRPGERFPTDGEVSAGDSSADESLLTGESMPVAKSPGSPVVSGSVNLNGELRVRATRRGAESTLQSLIRTMRRAQADKPRLQRFADRASDVFVPVVVSLAAATFAGWLFAGKGLNTALMHAVSVLVVACPCALGLATPTAIVVSSGIAMARGLLVKKPSSLEALAGVKYILFDKTGTLTEGVPAVADVAWLAQDGCRRFAPAIAELASRSLHPLSHGIHKNLSQYIEKNNTHSFVSVEEKRGFGLVGVSSSGERLVIGSEHLLAEEGVKPPKLPAGFAEKALTPVFAASGREVVAVFGLADLLRAESPGVSAALRAAGIEPVIISGDRPEPVRAAAAASGITEFRAGVLPGQKLEILREYIGRGPTAFVGDGINDAPALSAATVGIALGSGADAAREAVDLVLVRRDLSLVPFAVDLSRATIAKIRQNLAWAVFYNILTLPLAAGLLEPFWGPGYSLTPAVAGMTMALSSISVVLNSLTLRLRWRA